The Salvelinus namaycush isolate Seneca chromosome 1, SaNama_1.0, whole genome shotgun sequence genome has a window encoding:
- the LOC120052025 gene encoding ubiquitin-conjugating enzyme E2 R2-like, which translates to MAQQQMPSSHKALMLELKSLQEEPVEGFRIAPVEESDLYNWEVAIFGPPNTLYEGGYFKAHIKFPVDYPYCPPTFRFLTKMWHPNIYENGDVCISILHPPVDDPRSGELPSERWNPTQNVRTILLSVISLLNEPNTFSPANVDASVMFRKWRDSKGKDKEYAEIIRKQVVSTKVEAERDGVKVPTTLAEYCIQTKVPSHDSSSDLLYDDLYDDDIEEEDDDEDDAEAVGQMAGEGGFNDEEDSGNEES; encoded by the exons ATGGCGCAGCAGCAGATGCCAAGCTCTCACAAGGCACTGATGCTTGAACTGAAGTCTCTCCAAGAGGAACCAGTGGAGGGTTTCCGCATCGCCCCCGTAGAAGAGTCAGACTTGTACAACTGGGAGGTGGCCATATTTGGACCCCCCAACACACTTTACGAGGGAGGATACTTCAAG GCACACATTAAGTTTCCAGTTGACTACCCTTACTGTCCACCTACTTTCCGTTTCCTCACAAAGATGTGGCACCCCAACATATATGAG AATGGCGACGTGTGTATCTCCATCCTTCACCCCCCTGTTGACGACCCCCGGAGCGGAGAGCTGCCCTCTGAGAGATGGAATCCCACCCAGAATGTCAG GACCATCCTACTGAGTGTGATCTCTCTGTTGAATGAGCCCAACACCTTCTCCCCGGCCAATGTCGATGCCTCTGTTATGTTCCGCAAGtggagagacagcaagggcaaGGACAAAGAGTATGCCGAGATCATCAG GAAGCAGGTCGTGTCCACTAAAGTGGAGGCGGAGCGGGACGGCGTGAAGGTGCCTACTACGCTGGCAGAGTACTGCATCCAGACCAAAGTGCCTTCCCACGACAGCAGCTCGGACCTGCTCTACGATGACCTCTACGATGATGACATCGAGGAGGAGGATGACGATGAGGATGATGCAGAGGCAGTGGGCCAGATGGCAGGAGAGGGTGGCTTCAATGACGAGGAAGACTCGGGCAACGAAGAGTCATGA